One Rhodococcus jostii RHA1 DNA window includes the following coding sequences:
- a CDS encoding LysM peptidoglycan-binding domain-containing protein, whose product MSANAARSRLAGLGYLLILVMLVAGIPAALWALRGNPLDIPWSDFEGLLASPDDGSLLIALLPLVGWAAWATFTVPILLELAATLRGVKAPKLRLLRSQQRTATFLVSGALLLLTAGTATAAPVLTQPADGGSTSPYAPHSQQEDPSASPQTQVDPRATRVAVQPAGPTVTTVRGDTLWGLAQQHLGEGRRYAEILDLNRTAVPEPGFLVEGLTLQLPASQPEVIRGAYTVKQGDTLWDIAERELGDPLRFTEITTPDGAPAGELITVGQQLIMPTAASATADATPAPALVPPADAAPAPAPAPAPASEAVPAPAPAPAPAPVDDAPNWQLDPVEPQMPADLLTNDAPAETDTEDGSSDVVFIGLGISAVAAAGLTGHLALRRRKQQHRRRRGERIALPAETAIQTEQALTAAADPLTTTHVDIALRHLAHHCRSTSIALPGLLAVFVGDNDIELGLVEQVSLPAPWTQIDDTTWSVDPRAFPRSVPEAEISPYPALTAVGTSDDGRDLMLNLEQIGHLAISGTPTATAGVLRALAVELAVSPIADSLHLNLVGYCADLPEAIDNGRITHSEYADTVLTTLANHLELDSEILADNDFESIAQARTSYTTSELTAPEIVLIADPVIEAQAELLAGIARHAPRIAFAAVTTESAHTNATWTLEVDDNGSAVLARPGIASAGITVTTLDEESYASVLDLLTTTSREPRIAHTGDNPDIRWEAARLDNDISTDEFITSSDPATFSVVGNDDLDHAVDRPEPSDSDEITAEGELPEADHIWIRLLGEPAVTPPSPGPAEGREKSLTEIAALLITTDGGVLAADIDSKIWPHDVEAARTGTAEQEKEAKARLRRRRNEALSRLRKWLGDTETGEPALIKSGDRTGRTPQRLHDAVTTDWDYWQELVNAHPADVVTARLSAALALVTGQPFSSDDPTAYGWADHTKQDMISDVTDVAEELATRYIRGQQVPQDLAAAHAAAETGLKVDIVHEGCWRAAIIATHFSGDTETTQRLVDRMIAELDALEEEPEHETKMLLSQLDSTYGSHYRIGAAS is encoded by the coding sequence GTGAGCGCAAACGCCGCGAGGTCCCGCCTTGCCGGACTCGGCTACCTCCTGATCCTGGTGATGCTTGTCGCCGGGATCCCGGCCGCGCTCTGGGCGCTGCGCGGCAATCCGCTCGACATACCGTGGTCGGATTTCGAAGGTTTGCTCGCGAGTCCAGATGACGGCAGTCTTCTCATCGCCCTTCTTCCCCTTGTGGGCTGGGCGGCCTGGGCCACCTTCACCGTCCCGATTCTGCTCGAACTCGCGGCGACACTGCGTGGCGTCAAAGCGCCGAAGCTGCGCCTTCTTCGCTCACAACAGCGGACGGCGACGTTCCTCGTCAGCGGCGCTCTCTTGCTCCTGACCGCCGGAACCGCCACCGCCGCACCCGTCCTGACCCAGCCTGCGGACGGGGGAAGCACCTCTCCGTACGCGCCGCACTCGCAGCAGGAAGATCCGAGCGCGTCACCGCAGACGCAGGTGGATCCGCGGGCTACCCGGGTGGCGGTACAACCGGCGGGGCCGACAGTGACGACCGTGCGGGGAGACACTCTGTGGGGATTGGCCCAGCAGCATCTCGGCGAGGGCCGCCGCTACGCCGAGATCCTGGACCTCAACCGGACCGCTGTCCCCGAGCCAGGGTTTCTGGTCGAAGGGTTGACCCTGCAGCTGCCCGCATCCCAGCCCGAGGTGATACGCGGAGCCTATACGGTCAAACAGGGCGACACCCTGTGGGATATCGCCGAGCGAGAGCTCGGCGATCCTCTGCGTTTCACGGAGATCACGACTCCCGACGGTGCCCCGGCCGGCGAGCTGATCACGGTCGGCCAGCAATTGATCATGCCCACCGCCGCCTCCGCGACGGCTGACGCTACGCCGGCGCCGGCCTTGGTGCCGCCGGCCGATGCGGCTCCGGCTCCCGCTCCGGCTCCGGCTCCGGCTTCGGAAGCTGTTCCGGCTCCCGCTCCGGCGCCCGCGCCCGCGCCTGTGGATGACGCCCCCAACTGGCAACTCGACCCCGTCGAGCCCCAAATGCCTGCCGACCTCCTCACCAATGACGCGCCGGCAGAGACCGATACCGAGGACGGATCATCCGACGTCGTGTTCATCGGTCTCGGAATCTCAGCGGTTGCTGCAGCTGGACTCACCGGGCATCTCGCACTTCGTCGCCGCAAGCAACAACACCGCCGCCGCCGCGGCGAGCGCATCGCCCTTCCCGCCGAAACCGCGATCCAGACGGAGCAAGCACTCACGGCCGCCGCTGATCCGCTCACCACCACCCACGTCGACATCGCATTGCGGCACCTCGCGCACCACTGCAGGTCCACGAGTATCGCTCTGCCGGGCCTGCTGGCGGTATTCGTCGGTGACAACGACATCGAGCTCGGACTCGTCGAACAGGTCTCACTCCCCGCACCTTGGACACAGATCGACGACACCACCTGGTCAGTAGACCCGAGAGCGTTCCCGCGCAGCGTTCCCGAGGCCGAGATCAGTCCGTACCCGGCGCTGACGGCAGTCGGAACCAGCGACGACGGTCGCGACCTCATGCTCAACCTCGAACAGATCGGCCACCTCGCCATCAGCGGCACCCCGACCGCAACAGCCGGGGTGCTGCGTGCGCTCGCCGTCGAGCTCGCAGTCTCGCCCATCGCCGACAGCCTCCACCTCAACCTCGTCGGATACTGCGCCGACCTGCCGGAGGCAATCGACAACGGCCGCATCACCCACTCCGAGTACGCCGACACGGTACTGACGACACTCGCCAATCACCTCGAACTCGACTCCGAAATCCTCGCGGACAACGACTTCGAGTCAATCGCGCAGGCACGCACGTCGTACACCACCAGCGAGCTGACCGCACCGGAGATCGTTCTGATCGCCGATCCGGTGATCGAGGCACAGGCCGAGCTACTCGCCGGCATCGCACGACACGCACCCCGAATCGCGTTCGCCGCAGTGACCACCGAGAGCGCACATACCAACGCCACATGGACCCTCGAGGTCGACGACAACGGCTCGGCAGTCCTTGCTCGTCCAGGAATCGCGTCGGCCGGCATCACAGTGACCACCCTCGACGAGGAGAGCTACGCGTCCGTCCTAGACCTCCTGACCACCACCTCACGCGAACCTCGCATCGCCCACACGGGCGATAACCCTGACATTCGATGGGAAGCAGCCCGTCTCGACAATGACATCTCGACCGATGAGTTCATCACCAGCTCCGATCCCGCCACCTTCAGCGTGGTCGGGAACGATGACCTCGACCACGCCGTCGACCGCCCAGAGCCGTCCGATTCGGATGAGATCACCGCAGAAGGCGAGCTGCCGGAGGCGGATCACATCTGGATCAGGCTGCTCGGCGAACCCGCCGTCACACCCCCGTCACCAGGGCCGGCCGAAGGCCGAGAGAAGAGCCTGACCGAAATCGCCGCACTTCTCATCACCACTGACGGCGGAGTCCTCGCCGCGGACATCGACAGCAAAATCTGGCCCCATGACGTCGAAGCCGCCAGAACCGGCACAGCCGAGCAGGAGAAAGAAGCGAAGGCCCGGCTCCGCCGGCGCCGCAACGAAGCGCTCTCTCGCCTGCGTAAGTGGCTCGGTGACACCGAGACCGGTGAACCCGCCCTCATCAAGTCCGGAGATCGAACCGGCCGGACCCCCCAACGACTCCACGACGCCGTCACGACCGACTGGGACTACTGGCAAGAACTCGTCAACGCCCATCCCGCTGACGTCGTCACCGCCCGGCTATCCGCCGCACTAGCCCTGGTCACCGGTCAACCCTTCAGTAGCGATGACCCCACCGCTTACGGGTGGGCCGACCACACCAAACAAGACATGATCTCCGACGTCACCGACGTCGCCGAGGAGCTCGCCACCCGCTACATCCGCGGCCAACAAGTCCCCCAGGACCTCGCGGCTGCACACGCCGCCGCGGAGACAGGCCTCAAGGTCGACATTGTCCACGAAGGGTGCTGGCGTGCGGCGATCATCGCCACCCACTTCTCGGGTGACACCGAGACCACCCAAAGGTTGGTCGATCGCATGATCGCCGAGCTCGACGCACTCGAAGAAGAGCCCGAGCACGAAACCAAGATGCTCTTGAGTCAGCTCGACTCCACCTACGGGAGCCACTACCGGATCGGAGCAGCATCATGA